The following are encoded together in the Cheilinus undulatus linkage group 3, ASM1832078v1, whole genome shotgun sequence genome:
- the sh2d5 gene encoding SH2 domain-containing protein 5 isoform X1 produces MGEAPAREDGTVITRSAEYVGSFPVDDCCLDDQIEQLHTQLKALKKCKRRRPVSIKFSIKGVKMYNEDETTLLMAHALRRVSLSTARPSDAQFAFVSHNPGSPDAQLYCHVFKARHARAAQFLNLVLCRCFQLYYLERHPEEAQGDTVGSLPRRNPSLLNHGFPLSVSALVSFRRAPFRGLLPGTKKSRKSSEEQLSSQDEVFPTSSPSLVRKKAIRNKVLRSGAYRSFTFTPLKQRNVQEKLSASQAKEQDTSLKKRSRALSLAETEEALAQAVWCWAGIAADSSYSLLADDVLGSYLLCPHPKKPKCGSLIVRFPSGLVTHLIENTRKGKFLLEKCKTEFSSIAELIEHFTEFYGELPCLLSCARVNHCYEWEENTKEHQAVKPFKSLGKAKTKSTRRKDWI; encoded by the exons ATGGGTGAGGCACCAGCCAGAGAAGATGGCACAGTCATCACACGATCAGCAGAG TATGTGGGCTCATTTCCTGTGGATGACTGTTGTTTGGATGACCAGATAGAGCAACTGCACACACAACTAAAGGCTCTTAAA AAATGCAAAAGAAGGAGGCCTGTATCCATAAAATTCTCCATCAAAGGTGTGAAAATGTATAATGAGGATGAAACA ACGCTGCTGATGGCTCATGCTCTGCGTAGAGTCTCACTATCCACTGCCAGGCCGTCCGATGCCCAGTTCGCCTTCGTCTCCCATAACCCAGGAAGTCCTGATGCCCAGCTGTACTGCCACGTCTTCAAAGCACGACACGCCAGAGCG GCACAGTTCCTGAACCTGGTGCTTTGCCGCTGTTTCCAGCTGTACTACTTAGAGAGGCACCCAGAGGAGGCTCAGGGAGACACAGTTGGCTCACTGCCTCGTCGCAACCCCTCACTGCTCAACCACGGCTTCCCTCTCAGCGTCAGCGCATTGGTGTCTTTCAGAAGAGCACCTTTTAGGGGGTTGTTGCCTGGGACTAAG AAAAGCCGCAAGTCTTCTGAAGAACAGCTCAGCAGCCAAGATGAAGTCTTCCCcacctcctctccctctttAGTGCGCAAGAAAGCCATCCGCAACAAAGTCCTGCGCTCTGGAGCTTACCGCTCCTTCACTTTCACACCGCTCAAACAGCGAAATGTTCAGGAGAAACTGAGTGCGTCACAAG CAAAGGAACAAGACACTTCACTGAAAAAGAGATCTCGAGCTCTGAGCTTGGCCGAGACAGAAGAAGCTCTGGCTCAGGCAGTGTGGTGTTGGGCTGGTATCGCAGC TGACAGCAGCTATTCCTTGCTCGCGGATGATGTTCTGGGGTCGTACCTTCTATGTCCACATCCTAAGAAACCCAAATGTGGCTCTCTTATTGTCCGATTCCCCTCTGGCCTGGTCACCCACCTCATAGAAAACACTCGCAAAGGAAAGTTTCTGCTTGAG AAATGTAAGACTGAATTCAGTTCTATAGCAGAACTGATTGAACACTTCACAGAGTTCTACGGTGAGCTGCCGTGTCTGTTGAGCTGTGCCCGGGTCAATCACTGCTATGAGTGGGAGGAAAACACCAAAGAACATCAGGCTGTGAAGCCATTCAAGAGCTTGGGCAAAGCCAAAACTAAAAGTACCCGCAGAAAGGACTGGATTTAA
- the sh2d5 gene encoding SH2 domain-containing protein 5 isoform X2, which yields MGEAPAREDGTVITRSAEYVGSFPVDDCCLDDQIEQLHTQLKALKKCKRRRPVSIKFSIKGVKMYNEDETTLLMAHALRRVSLSTARPSDAQFAFVSHNPGSPDAQLYCHVFKARHARAKSRKSSEEQLSSQDEVFPTSSPSLVRKKAIRNKVLRSGAYRSFTFTPLKQRNVQEKLSASQAKEQDTSLKKRSRALSLAETEEALAQAVWCWAGIAADSSYSLLADDVLGSYLLCPHPKKPKCGSLIVRFPSGLVTHLIENTRKGKFLLEKCKTEFSSIAELIEHFTEFYGELPCLLSCARVNHCYEWEENTKEHQAVKPFKSLGKAKTKSTRRKDWI from the exons ATGGGTGAGGCACCAGCCAGAGAAGATGGCACAGTCATCACACGATCAGCAGAG TATGTGGGCTCATTTCCTGTGGATGACTGTTGTTTGGATGACCAGATAGAGCAACTGCACACACAACTAAAGGCTCTTAAA AAATGCAAAAGAAGGAGGCCTGTATCCATAAAATTCTCCATCAAAGGTGTGAAAATGTATAATGAGGATGAAACA ACGCTGCTGATGGCTCATGCTCTGCGTAGAGTCTCACTATCCACTGCCAGGCCGTCCGATGCCCAGTTCGCCTTCGTCTCCCATAACCCAGGAAGTCCTGATGCCCAGCTGTACTGCCACGTCTTCAAAGCACGACACGCCAGAGCG AAAAGCCGCAAGTCTTCTGAAGAACAGCTCAGCAGCCAAGATGAAGTCTTCCCcacctcctctccctctttAGTGCGCAAGAAAGCCATCCGCAACAAAGTCCTGCGCTCTGGAGCTTACCGCTCCTTCACTTTCACACCGCTCAAACAGCGAAATGTTCAGGAGAAACTGAGTGCGTCACAAG CAAAGGAACAAGACACTTCACTGAAAAAGAGATCTCGAGCTCTGAGCTTGGCCGAGACAGAAGAAGCTCTGGCTCAGGCAGTGTGGTGTTGGGCTGGTATCGCAGC TGACAGCAGCTATTCCTTGCTCGCGGATGATGTTCTGGGGTCGTACCTTCTATGTCCACATCCTAAGAAACCCAAATGTGGCTCTCTTATTGTCCGATTCCCCTCTGGCCTGGTCACCCACCTCATAGAAAACACTCGCAAAGGAAAGTTTCTGCTTGAG AAATGTAAGACTGAATTCAGTTCTATAGCAGAACTGATTGAACACTTCACAGAGTTCTACGGTGAGCTGCCGTGTCTGTTGAGCTGTGCCCGGGTCAATCACTGCTATGAGTGGGAGGAAAACACCAAAGAACATCAGGCTGTGAAGCCATTCAAGAGCTTGGGCAAAGCCAAAACTAAAAGTACCCGCAGAAAGGACTGGATTTAA
- the sh2d5 gene encoding SH2 domain-containing protein 5 isoform X3, whose amino-acid sequence MGEAPAREDGTVITRSAEYVGSFPVDDCCLDDQIEQLHTQLKALKKCKRRRPVSIKFSIKGVKMYNEDETTLLMAHALRRVSLSTARPSDAQFAFVSHNPGSPDAQLYCHVFKARHARAAQFLNLVLCRCFQLYYLERHPEEAQGDTVGSLPRRNPSLLNHGFPLSVSALVSFRRAPFRGLLPGTKKSRKSSEEQLSSQDEVFPTSSPSLVRKKAIRNKVLRSGAYRSFTFTPLKQRNVQEKLSASQGGPSVQRALSKVKKLISKGTRHFTEKEISSSELGRDRRSSGSGSVVLGWYRS is encoded by the exons ATGGGTGAGGCACCAGCCAGAGAAGATGGCACAGTCATCACACGATCAGCAGAG TATGTGGGCTCATTTCCTGTGGATGACTGTTGTTTGGATGACCAGATAGAGCAACTGCACACACAACTAAAGGCTCTTAAA AAATGCAAAAGAAGGAGGCCTGTATCCATAAAATTCTCCATCAAAGGTGTGAAAATGTATAATGAGGATGAAACA ACGCTGCTGATGGCTCATGCTCTGCGTAGAGTCTCACTATCCACTGCCAGGCCGTCCGATGCCCAGTTCGCCTTCGTCTCCCATAACCCAGGAAGTCCTGATGCCCAGCTGTACTGCCACGTCTTCAAAGCACGACACGCCAGAGCG GCACAGTTCCTGAACCTGGTGCTTTGCCGCTGTTTCCAGCTGTACTACTTAGAGAGGCACCCAGAGGAGGCTCAGGGAGACACAGTTGGCTCACTGCCTCGTCGCAACCCCTCACTGCTCAACCACGGCTTCCCTCTCAGCGTCAGCGCATTGGTGTCTTTCAGAAGAGCACCTTTTAGGGGGTTGTTGCCTGGGACTAAG AAAAGCCGCAAGTCTTCTGAAGAACAGCTCAGCAGCCAAGATGAAGTCTTCCCcacctcctctccctctttAGTGCGCAAGAAAGCCATCCGCAACAAAGTCCTGCGCTCTGGAGCTTACCGCTCCTTCACTTTCACACCGCTCAAACAGCGAAATGTTCAGGAGAAACTGAGTGCGTCACAAGGTGGGCCGAGTGTTCAGAGAGCactttcaaaggtcaaaaagcTGATTAG CAAAGGAACAAGACACTTCACTGAAAAAGAGATCTCGAGCTCTGAGCTTGGCCGAGACAGAAGAAGCTCTGGCTCAGGCAGTGTGGTGTTGGGCTGGTATCGCAGC TGA